A window from Salvia miltiorrhiza cultivar Shanhuang (shh) chromosome 2, IMPLAD_Smil_shh, whole genome shotgun sequence encodes these proteins:
- the LOC131009634 gene encoding uncharacterized protein LOC131009634, with protein MSKWWNSETGESFSSSSSSELGFNSPYNSRSGSSAGLPKLCKHGIASLRTSHTPLNPMRRFYCCSRRGSAEDCGLWEWVDTELNDHYKECISKLRNDLARAEELRDQATMAATLSSQRLESRLAVMNSAVVELGLLKARNETLEGIVRGLLFKIRTTKWVLCVVALLFALLWVLK; from the exons ATGAGCAAATGGTGGAATAGCGAGACCGGAGaatccttttcgagctcaagcTCGTCTGAGTTGGGGTTCAACTCACCATACAATTCGCGTTCGGGTAGCTCCGCTGGGCTGCCCAAACTATGCAAACACGGCATTGCGTCGTTGAGAACTTCTCACACCCCTCTCAACCCTATGCGGCGATTCTACTGCTGCAGCCGTCGAGGG TCTGCCGAAGATTGTGGGTTATGGGAGTGGGTTGATACAGAATTGAATGACCACTACAAAGAGTGCATATCCAAACTTCGGAATGATCTGGCTAGAGCTGAGGAGTTGCGGGATCAAGCGACAATGGCGGCTACTTTGAGCAGTCAAAGGTTGGAATCAAGATTGGCTGTAATGAATTCAGCTGTCGTTGAGCTTGGTCTACTAAAGGCAAGGAATGAGACACTGGAAGGAATTGTACGTGGTCTGTTGTTCAAGATTCGGACAACCAAATGGGTTCTTTGCGTTGTGGCCTTGTTGTTTGCTTTGTTGTGGGTTCTGAAGTAA
- the LOC131011787 gene encoding uncharacterized protein LOC131011787 — MSSKVIVLLGLFLAVVLLISSEVASARELAAVDPSEESNGDAVSDAKNHGDGHGRGGGGGGGGGRGGGSYGGGGSGGKGGGGGGGGRGGGGGGGGHGGGGGGGGRGGGGGKGGNGGGGGGGGRGGGGGGGHGGGGGGGGCRHGCCGQSYKGGCRCCSYAGEKADAGTQN, encoded by the exons ATGAGTTCCAAAGTGATTGTTCTTCTCGGCCTTTTCTTGGCTGTGGTTCTTCTCATTTCTTCGGAGGTAGCTTCAGCCAGAGAACTTGCTGCCGTCGATCCAT CTGAAGAAAGCAATGGAGATGCAGTGAGTGATGCCAAAAACCATGGGGACGGACATGGACGTGGAggtggaggcggaggcggtggtggACGCGGTGGCGGCAGCTACGGTGGTGGAGGTAGCGGTGGCAAAggaggtggtggcggcggcggcggccgtggaggaggtggtggtggcggcggccaTGGAGGaggtggcggtggcggcggcCGTGGAGGAGGTGGCGGTAAAGGCGGCAATGGAGGaggtggcggtggaggcggcCGTGGAggaggcggtggcggcggccatggaggcggtggcggtggcggaggGTGCCGCCACGGGTGCTGTGGGCAGAGCTACAAGGGTGGTTGCCGGTGCTGCAGCTATGCTGGTGAAAAGGCGGATGCTGGGACTCAGAACTAA
- the LOC131011788 gene encoding uncharacterized protein LOC131011788, with protein MTFAGAKDAVESINNYAVKFGYKIKFVKNEPHRIRVVCISERNCPFVMLASKGRESEGLVINTLTLEHTCCRQIEVPSTSKKCLANYFKEALYRNPRFSSKDMQGHVKDHLKLHVSLGKCKRAKRTILAKLQGSYKEKFNMLVGYIEKVKETNPGSKIELQLSKDELANGMRVFKRLFVMLDACKKNWIGGCRPLISLDSCHLKGVTFGVLLTAVGNDANDGVVPIA; from the coding sequence ATGACCTTTGCAGGGGCAAAGGATGCTGTGGAGTCCATTAACAACTATGCTGTCAAATTTGGTTACAAGATCAAGTTTGTTAAAAATGAACCTCATAGAATCAGGGTGGTTTGCATCAGTGAAAGAAATTGTCCATTTGTAATGCTTGCTTCAAAGGGTAGGGAGTCAGAGGGCTTGGTTATTAACACATTAACACTAGAGCATACCTGTTGTAGGCAAATAGAGGTGCCTAGTACTTCTAAAAAATGCCTAGCTAACTATTTCAAGGAAGCATTGTATAGAAATCCTAGGTTTTCATCCAAAGATATGCAGGGCCATGTCAAAGACCACCTGAAACTCCATGTGAGCTTGGGAAAGTGCAAAAGGGCTAAGAGGACTATCCTTGCCAAACTGCAAGGCAGTTACAAAGAGAAGTTCAACATGCTAGTTGGCTACATTGAGAAGGTGAAAGAGACTAATCCAGGAAGCAAAATAGAACTGCAGTTATCTAAGGATGAGTTAGCAAATGGCATGAGGGTTTTCAAAAGGTTATTTGTGATGCTTGATGCATGTAAGAAAAACTGGATTGGTGGTTGCAGACCTTTAATTTCTTTGGATAGCTGTCACTTGAAAGGGGTTACTTTTGGAGTCCTTCTCACAGCCGTTGGAAATGATGCAAATGATGGTGTTGTTCCTATTGCATGA